GTTGTTTAACAGTGGTCTGTAATAACCCAGTTGTCAAATGCAATAGGCTCTTTATGGACCGTATTTAATCCCCCTTCTCTATAGTTAGTTGAAATTCTTCTATTGCTTTGCATTCTCAGACTTCCTCTCAGCTATATACTCTCCTTGGCAAACCTTTTTTACACCCAGGTCATCAGCTACTGCTACGTGATAATAAGTCCCAAATCTTTATCTCCACTTAAGAGAGACAATATGGAGCCTATCTGCCTAAGTAAAAATCCTggttctaccacttactagccTTATGGCCGTAGGTATATTACgtaacctttctgtgcctttttcctttttttttttttttttttttaataaaatggaaataatagcacAAACCTTTTAGGGTTATTGTGACCATTAACttagttaatatatgtaaaacatttagGACAGTGACTAGTGTGAAATAAGTACAGTGTAAATGTCAATTGCTGTCATTATTGTCTGTTGCACTCAAACTTCTTAGTCGTCTTCTTTTGAAGACCACATAAGTAACTTGCATCTGGCTAATCTCAGATAATCCATTAAGATCTCAGGACCGCCTCTTCAGAATTAATCACTCTTTTCTCTTTGCTACCTTGTGTACACTTCGATTGCTAAATTTATTACAGTGTActataatcattctttttttttttttttttttggtctttttttgctatttcttgggctgctcccacggcatatggaggttcccaggctaggggtcatcggagctgtagccaccggcctatgccagagccacagcaactcgggatccgagccgcatctgcaacctacaccacagctcacggcaatgccggatcgtcaacccactgagcaagggcagggaccgaacccgaaacctcatggttcctagttggattcgttaaccactgcgccacgacgggaactcctataatcattctttatttctctaaacAGACTGATCTTCAAGGGGACAGTAACgatattttttccaattaatttCTCTAGCATTTAGCACAGAGCCTAGCATATATTATATGCTTCTTAAATATTTGGGTGACTGAGTGAATATACTTAATTTAGGACTCAGTGTCTTTAGACATGATTATTGCATTCATCTATAAACTAGCCCTTTGCTTCCAGTCTTTTAATATATTCTCTTTACTGCCACTGAAGTGATTTTGTGTTAGTTTACTTAGAATTTCTGGTGATTCCTGATAGCTTAAAggataaaaatcttaatttcttaTCCTCTATACTAGGACCTCCCTATATAGCCTCTGCCTAGCTTTCTAGCTTCATCTGTTATTCCCTGCATACCACTTTGATCTCCAGCCATATCAGGtcctgtttttgtgtttttttttttcccatttgccaTGGTGTCTCTGCATCACTGACAGCTTTATCTATCCATATGGTGTCCTGCTTATAATACCAGGCAAATACCCAGCCTTGCTGTGCCTAGTACTCTACAACGTGAGTACCATTTGGATAAAAGCTTGGCAGTGAGCCCATCTGTAATCTCCTACTTTCAGGCTCTCTTCTTGATTGTAGCTGAAATATAGCATTGCATCAATTATTATTTCCCTCCACAGTCTTTTCATCCTCCTCTATAAACTCTATCTCTTTCCCCTTGATGAGTGCTCAACTATTCTGCTATAGCGTTTTTCTACACTTCATCTTGTTACTCTACTTAATACAACTCACAcagctttgtaacattgcctctTCAGTTATAACTATCCTTTCCatggtgatttttctttaaaaactttaataactTTTTGCACATTGATGGTACAGCTGACAGGTTGATCTCGCAGTTCTTGACCTTTTTAGTTCTTTCAGTTGAAATAGACTTCTTCAGTTTTAATGACTTCTCTCCAGACTACTGGAGCCAGAATGAACCTTGACAGAATTGGGAATTGCTGTACGTAAAGACCTtaaattcattgtttcttttctttgattatagtctCTTTCTATTATTTGTTCaactactcattcattcaataaataattataaagcatTGTGCTAGGCGTGGGAATCCAAGTCCTACGTGTGGGAATCCAAGTCCTGCCCCATTCTGTCATTCTTTTACCTAGAAAACTGGAGAAATGCACTTTGAGTCAACTGTCTACTGTATactctgaaagagaatgtaaGAGTGACTTAATCTTACCAGATATAGAATATAATATATTgctaaagtaaataaaacagagaggCATTGGCAAGAAAACAAATGATCAAACAGAGAGTCAAATGAGTCTAGGCTTCCACACAGAGCAGCCTAGAAATAACTGGTCATTAGGCCATGGCTTGGTAGCTATAACCACCTTCTGAGGTATCTGTTATGCTTGTAGTTTATGTTCCCATCCTGTGGTCATAGGTAATTCCTCTAGAGTAGAcagtgttgttcaagggtcagttgtAATTAACTAGTTTTCTGCATCCTTCCTATTGAAATTTAGATTCAGTAGTATTTAATTGGTTCATAGGATTTTGGTCGAATACAGTTAGGTTCATAAATTggtttagaaagaaataaaatccttATAATGTTGAATTCATTAGCAATTTGGTTGACTCTATCTAAACCTATCTCTGTCCAGAAAAATGTTATGGATTATTTTTATAGGTCTTGCATTTTTTGTTAGATATATTCCTAGGTTTTCTGGGTTTTATTATCATgaagagcatatttttttttataatatttaccaACTGATTATTCTTAGTATTGAGAATCAGTAtttggagttcctcctgtggtacAGTATTTTAAGACTCTGACTACAGAGGCATGGGTTAATCACCAGCCCAGTGtgataggttaaaggatccagcattgctgcagctgtggcttgaattcagtccctggcctaggaacttccatatgctgcaggtgtggccatcaaaaaaagaaaaatgcaaaaaaaaaaaaaaaaaagaagaaccagtGTTTGTTTTGTATTAGTCCTGCTGTCActattgtatttcatttaatgctttttttaatcatttatttatatatatatttttttctactgtacagcatggtgacccagttacatatacatgtatacatccttttttctcacattaagtgttccatcataagtgactagatggagttcccagtgctacacagcaggatcccattgctaatccatcctgaaggctacattctcatttaattcttttaggAATTTAGATAGGCATTCATAGCATCTGCAAATAATGTAATTTTGTCTTATTCTTCTGAGTAAAACCCTACAACAGTATGCACTGGGTAAACATTATCAAGAGACTGTACCTTCTCACAAGGAATTTACAATCcaatgaaagaaacaaacagtTACAAGTACAGTGTAATAATAGCTATAATGCAGTCATGGACAAGGGCTGGTGATCAAAAACAGAACACTTAAATCTGTCTAGTGGACTTAGTGAAGGCTTTGTAGAGGAACTATTGTTTTGCATTGAATCTTAAAGAGAAACCAAGAGTTTTTCAAATAAGCAGTGTTGGTGGACATTTAATaaatgagaaatggaaagaatgtCATAAAAGACTAAAACACAATCCGTTCACCCACTTGAAGTGTGAAAGCATGGGTAGGTGGGTGAGTTGAAGCTTAAGAGACCTCAGGAAGTGCTGAGTATCATAGTGTAAagagatttgatttgattttagaGATGGTGGAGTGCTAGTGAATCTACAGGTGGTGACATGATTAGAACTTTACGAAAAAGCTTCCAGAGATCAAATAGATGAAATAGATGCAACCAAAAAACCAGATCTAAGGATGGCTTTTGCAGTAATCcagggaaaaagaggaagaataaaatactagAGAATAGAATAATTGATTTTGGTGATTGATTgatggtaagaaaaagaaatctaggatgatttctgactttgggaCTTTAAAAAGTGATGGATGGTGATACCTCTTAAGGGAAGATAATTAGAGGTAGAGACAGACATGGAACAAATGACGATGGTCATGTTAATTGTGAGCCCTTTTTGAGACAACTAAGTGGCAATGTTCAGAGACTGTGCGTAGAGCAAATAAGTATGTAAACCTGGATAGCAACAACTTTAAAGAGTtgacaaaggaagagaaatatatgAGGAAAGTGTATTAGAAAAGGCTAAAGAAGTAGGGAGGGAACTGGAACATAATGCGTAGAAAACAAAATAGGGTCAGATGCTTCTGAGCGAAATAAGGACAATTATGTTGTCTTTCTTCCAACACATGCAAAATCATCATTTCTCAGATGTCATACAGATTCTCACTTAGAACTAGATGGCTCAAACTTGGGTCTTATTACATCTTTAGAGCAGTGATAATCATGTATACTTGATACTTGTGGTAAATGAAGTTATAAGCTACCATAGACTGCTCTTTTTCTTAGTTCCTTCCATTAGCTCTGAccatgttccctttttttttttttcctgtctttctatATCATAGAGTCCATGTCACTTCAacccagttttttttaaaaccatttgttCCTTTATACAGGAGCTGCtttatttaatatcattttatcatattctttccccatttttaattGTCATCCATTCCATTTGGCTGGGGGCTTCTTGCCTTATCTGTAAATCCTGACTCATTATACAATACCTGGAATGCTTTTGATCACAATAAATTAACTCTTATTAATGGATGAATTGTTGTTTCccatggtttttgtcttttatccttttcatCATCATTTTATGTGTTCTTTTCTGTCAGTTATTTGGTCTATTCACATTTCAATAATGCCACCTCATCTAAAATTTTCCTGAGCCTACTGTTTTCTTCCCATGTTATCCTTTCTTCCTAGATAGATTGTTTCATATCACcactatttgttttatttcttagtatGCCCATCTTACTTGCATAATTCATTGTTGATTTTTCAGCCCTTCCTCTCAACTCTCCTTTCTCCAACTGATGCATTCTGTGCCTTGTAAACATTCTTTTCATACCCTTTCTccaataaaaacatttcatttcatcAGATAACTAATactaaataatgtttataaagctTGTACTGTTTGTCAAGCAGTTCTAAATACTTTATGTATATGAACTAATTTAATCATCACAAGAATGCTAGAATGTAGTAAAGTACATTTTATGGACATAGTAGATTAATTTATCTTATGAAAGTTTCCTCTTGCTGGCAAAGAGCTTGCCTgatgtttctgttttccatttattattcCAGATGTTTTGAACAGAGATAAGGATGAAGCACCAACTGTGAAACAAGAAATTGAGGAAATTGAGGAAGAAGTGGAACCTCAGAGTGTAATAGTTACAAGAATCAAAAGTGAAATTGACCAGGATCCTATAGGTAGAGAGACCTTTGAACTTGTTGGTAGGTTAGATAAACAGAGAGGAATCTTCTTGTGGGAAATACCAAGGGAGTCTTTGACCCAGGAACAGAGAATGTTCAGAGGAAACACTAACATTATCCGTAAGAGACCAAACTCAGAAGAGAAATGCCATAAATGTGAAGAATGTGGAAAGGGTTTTGTCCGCAAGGCTCACTTCATTCAACATCAAAGGGtccatactggagagaaaccttttcaatgtaatgaatgtgggaaaagTTTTAGTCGAAGTTCATTTGTTATtgaacatcagagaattcacactggggAAAGGCCCTATGAGTGTAATTACTGTGGAAAAACCTTTAGTGTGAGCTCAACCCTTATTAGACATCAGAGAATCCACACTGGAGAGAGACCCTATCAATGTAATCAGTGTAAACAGAGTTTCAGCCAGAGAAGGAGCCTTGTTAAACATCAAAGGATTCACACAGGTGAGAAACCCCATAAATGCAGTgactgtgggaaagccttcagttGGAAGTCACATCTGATTGAACATCAGAGAACTCACACTGGTGAGAAACCCTATCACTGTACCAAATGTAAGAAAAGCTTTAGTCGAAATTCATTACTTGTtgaacatcagagaattcacacagGGGAAAGACCCCATAAGTGtggtgaatgtgggaaagcctttagaTTAAGTACATACCTTATCCAACACCAAAAAATCCACACTGGTGAGAAGCCTTTTCTTTGTATTGAATGTGGAAAAGCTTCAGTCGGAGCTCATTCCTTATTGAACATCAGAGGATCCATACAGGTGAAAGACCTTATCAGTGCAAAGAGTGTGGGAAAAGCTTCAGTCAACTTTGCAACCTTACTCgtcatcagagaattcacacgGGGGACAAACCACATAAATGTGaggaatgtggaaaagcctttagtAGAAGCTCAGGTCTTATTCAGCATCAGAGAATCCACACCAGAGAAAAGACTTATTCATACAATGAACCTAACGAAAGTTTTGATCCAAATTGCAGTCTTGTTATACAGCAGGAAGTCTACCCTAAGGAAAAATCTTATAAATGTGATGAATGTGGGAAAACTTTTAGTGTCAGTGCTCATCTTGTACAGCATCAGAGAATCCACACTGGTGAAAAGCCCTACCTATGTACTGTATGTGGGAAAAGCTTCAGTCGGAGTTCATTTCTTATTGAACACCAGAGAATCCACACTGGTGAGAGACCCTATCTGTGCAGACAGTGTGGCAAAAGTTTTAGTCAGCTTTGTAATCTTATTCGACATCAGGGTGTTCACACAGGTAATAAACCCCATAAATGTGatgaatgtgggaaggcctttagCCGGAACTCAGGCCTTATTCAGCATCAGAGAATACACACAGGAGAAAAACCTTATAAGTGTGAGAAGTGCGACAAAAGTTTTAGTCAACAGCGCAGCCTTGTCAACCATCAGAAGATCCATGCCGAGGTGAAAATCCAAGAAACCCATGAATGTGATGCTTGTGGCGAAGCCTTCAATTGCCGAATATCTCTTATTCAGCATCAAAAATTGCACACTACATGGATGCAGTAAATGTAGAAAGATACTTAAGTTCAGTTTGACTTGAGACTGGCTACCCAAGTGCAGTTTCACTATGGCTCAGTGTCGAGTCAGATTTAGTGATAAAGCAGATTCTATTTGGCCTCAGGCACATGGTTTCTGAAGATTCTCTGAATAACAGGCAGCTGCCCACAGGTAGTTGAAGACTTCCATTACTCTTTATTTTGATAAATCATAGAGAAAGACTCAGTAATTTAAGCATCTTTCTTTAGTAAATCTTTCAGCAGAGAGAAACCCAGGTTCAGAGCACTTAGTTATAATTAAtaaaaggagaagaacaaagttgcGTTGCTGCAGGGGAGCTGGAAGCAGCTGATGTTAGAAAACTAGAATAATAATTCAGAGACCTCTGTCACCATGATAATATAGTGGTTTTTTTCAGTTCCACAATGTTTGGCTATGCATGGCCAAAGTTCAGTAATTAAGCATATGATTACGGAGGAAACAAAgcccccatttttctttttaaactggcATCCAAAGTTTTTGTCATTGTTTAAGCCAGTTGTTTGGCATGTGGGTTAAAGGCAGTTTCAATGCCATGTGGTTCTCAGATCCCTGAAATTAATGGACCATTAATTTTACAtgtaaagtaaatataaaatgtaattaacaAACCTAACAAAGGTGTTACCAAGGAACCTTTGGGagtgcctttttttgttgttttcaagaTGGGCCCAAAAAGGTGGAGAAAGACACTATTCTTTTTGTGACCTCCCATATGTGAAAGAAATTTGTAGTCCTAGACAGATAATTTTATTCCTGCACTATTAGTAAGTAGCATGTGAAGGTGTAAATATTTTGATTACCAGGGGTTGGAAATAAAAAGACCTGGAGTCTAAGCTAGGAAACTGACATATTTTGGTATTGCTTTGGTTTTTATGGTAACTAGACTTTGCATGcaattttaaaatccttatttCTGGTTCTAGGGCTTCCCTTAGTTAATGGTTATTATAAACCTGTCAATTCATTTGTTCTAATCattaaaactgttttgttttttgctttgtgtaAGAGTTCTTTGTTATTCTGGTGTAAAATGTATCCTGTCAAATATATTGCTGCATTTAAAACTTAGAATCAAGAACTTAAAAGGAATTGCTCTCATTGTTCTACCTCTGACTAATTACCTTTTTGGATATAGTTCATTTAAGTTCAAGTTCTTTAGTTTCTGAGTATAGAATTCCAAATCACCAGCATTCCGTAATTCTAACGTCCTAGTAGTTTAAGCAAAAGACCTCACTTTCTTCTATACCTTCAACATTCTAAAGATCGCCTCCACACTCCCTCTTCCCATC
The Sus scrofa isolate TJ Tabasco breed Duroc chromosome 1, Sscrofa11.1, whole genome shotgun sequence DNA segment above includes these coding regions:
- the ZNF189 gene encoding LOW QUALITY PROTEIN: zinc finger protein 189 (The sequence of the model RefSeq protein was modified relative to this genomic sequence to represent the inferred CDS: inserted 1 base in 1 codon), encoding MASPSPPTEPKEEWDYLDPAQRSLYKDVMMENYGNLVSLDVLNRDKDEAPTVKQEIEEIEEEVEPQSVIVTRIKSEIDQDPIGRETFELVGRLDKQRGIFLWEIPRESLTQEQRMFRGNTNIIRKRPNSEEKCHKCEECGKGFVRKAHFIQHQRVHTGEKPFQCNECGKSFSRSSFVIEHQRIHTGERPYECNYCGKTFSVSSTLIRHQRIHTGERPYQCNQCKQSFSQRRSLVKHQRIHTGEKPHKCSDCGKAFSWKSHLIEHQRTHTGEKPYHCTKCKKSFSRNSLLVEHQRIHTGERPHKCGECGKAFRLSTYLIQHQKIHTGEKPFLCIECGKXFSRSSFLIEHQRIHTGERPYQCKECGKSFSQLCNLTRHQRIHTGDKPHKCEECGKAFSRSSGLIQHQRIHTREKTYSYNEPNESFDPNCSLVIQQEVYPKEKSYKCDECGKTFSVSAHLVQHQRIHTGEKPYLCTVCGKSFSRSSFLIEHQRIHTGERPYLCRQCGKSFSQLCNLIRHQGVHTGNKPHKCDECGKAFSRNSGLIQHQRIHTGEKPYKCEKCDKSFSQQRSLVNHQKIHAEVKIQETHECDACGEAFNCRISLIQHQKLHTTWMQ